In Candidatus Sulfurimonas marisnigri, a single genomic region encodes these proteins:
- a CDS encoding mercuric transporter MerT family protein → MADKKIMATIVAAVAASLCCITPVLAVLVGSSSLASSFSWMQPYHNYLVGVTILVLLYAWWDKLKTKKDDINCACDVESKIGFFSSKKFLAIVTLFSIIMLSFPLWGYKYFNTEAECNSCTVGNEVKKPVNNLPVLKYMSNEKANPTACNQQACTGTGNKELDAMLADARTEVEEMSPAVLKKMLDNGEDVTLLDVRGSSKRTKAEIYTDDESYAISRCDLEFKVLGTIDNKNTVVVVYSRLGARSLLAAQAMKHLGYKNVYNLTAGVKGWARAGYPFSEDEKPVIKSEGEI, encoded by the coding sequence ATGGCAGATAAGAAAATAATGGCTACTATAGTGGCAGCAGTGGCAGCATCTCTTTGCTGTATCACACCTGTATTGGCAGTACTGGTAGGATCAAGCAGTTTAGCTTCGTCTTTTTCTTGGATGCAACCATACCATAACTACCTAGTTGGAGTAACTATTTTAGTGTTACTTTATGCCTGGTGGGATAAGCTAAAAACAAAAAAAGATGATATTAATTGTGCTTGTGATGTTGAAAGCAAGATTGGATTTTTCTCTAGTAAGAAGTTTTTAGCAATAGTTACTCTATTTTCAATTATTATGCTTTCATTTCCTCTATGGGGGTATAAATATTTCAACACTGAGGCAGAGTGTAATAGCTGTACAGTTGGGAATGAAGTTAAAAAACCGGTAAATAACTTACCCGTTTTAAAATACATGAGTAATGAAAAAGCAAATCCTACAGCCTGCAACCAACAGGCTTGCACTGGAACTGGTAATAAAGAGCTTGATGCAATGCTTGCTGACGCAAGAACTGAAGTAGAGGAGATGAGTCCTGCTGTTTTAAAGAAAATGCTTGATAACGGAGAGGATGTTACTCTTCTTGATGTTAGAGGCTCATCAAAAAGAACAAAAGCAGAGATATATACAGATGATGAAAGTTATGCAATATCTAGATGTGATTTAGAATTTAAAGTTTTAGGAACTATTGATAACAAAAACACTGTAGTTGTAGTCTACAGCCGTTTAGGAGCTAGAAGCCTATTAGCAGCACAAGCAATGAAACATTTGGGTTATAAGAATGTTTATAATCTAACTGCAGGTGTAAAGGGCTGGGCGAGAGCTGGATATCCTTTTTCTGAGGATGAAAAACCTGTGATTAAATCAGAGGGTGAGATATAA
- a CDS encoding ferritin family protein encodes MRKNESYRCNKCGNVVELQNVGGGELHCCGQAMEMVTQSLTSVNLMKAFAGESQARNKYEYFAKVAQKEGYRDIAEHFQRAANNEKHHAKMELALNNRMTNSSDNSFGNTKDNLQSAIDGESYENLKMYPDFAKIAKEEGFSEAAKLFSGIGKIEVEHENMFKMLLQRLEIDAEFISEDKEEAWICEVCGHVHYGKKALKNCPVCDHPQEYQSRLNSKK; translated from the coding sequence GTGAGAAAGAATGAGTCGTACAGATGTAATAAATGTGGAAATGTGGTAGAGTTACAAAATGTGGGTGGAGGTGAGTTGCATTGTTGTGGACAAGCTATGGAGATGGTTACTCAAAGCTTAACTTCTGTAAATTTAATGAAAGCTTTTGCCGGTGAATCACAAGCTAGAAACAAATATGAATATTTTGCTAAGGTAGCACAAAAAGAGGGTTATAGAGATATAGCAGAGCACTTTCAAAGAGCAGCTAATAATGAAAAACATCATGCGAAGATGGAACTTGCACTAAACAATAGAATGACTAATAGTAGTGATAATAGTTTTGGAAATACAAAAGATAATCTTCAATCCGCAATTGATGGTGAATCTTATGAAAACTTAAAAATGTATCCTGATTTTGCCAAAATAGCAAAAGAAGAGGGATTCAGTGAAGCTGCTAAACTATTTTCTGGAATAGGTAAGATTGAAGTTGAACATGAGAATATGTTTAAAATGCTTTTGCAGAGACTTGAAATAGATGCTGAATTTATTAGTGAAGATAAAGAAGAAGCTTGGATCTGTGAAGTTTGTGGACATGTCCATTATGGTAAAAAAGCGTTAAAAAACTGTCCTGTTTGTGATCATCCGCAGGAGTATCAATCAAGATTAAATTCTAAAAAGTAA
- a CDS encoding MTH1187 family thiamine-binding protein, translating to MSVLLEFSMFPTSSNCRDGDSVSAQVSKIVDVIDKSGVAYQLTPMGTVIETDTMKEALAIIELAYEQINGCDRVYSSLKFDIRKNTKNRLKTKIASVEKVLNRKVNH from the coding sequence ATGAGTGTATTATTAGAGTTTAGCATGTTCCCAACATCGAGTAATTGCAGAGATGGAGATTCGGTTTCAGCACAGGTCAGCAAGATAGTAGATGTTATAGACAAATCTGGAGTTGCATATCAACTTACCCCAATGGGGACAGTGATTGAGACAGATACAATGAAAGAAGCATTAGCTATTATAGAGCTTGCTTATGAGCAAATCAATGGGTGTGACAGAGTCTATTCATCTCTGAAATTCGATATTAGAAAGAACACGAAGAACAGGCTTAAGACAAAGATTGCTTCGGTTGAAAAAGTTTTAAATAGAAAAGTAAACCATTAG
- a CDS encoding ankyrin repeat domain-containing protein — translation MQNINTLSQDIQDKVKNYNEKFEDIFELLEKAVYKDDLALFSAIVNELEDINIQNKYGWTLLHVTIRRERTEMVELLLEKGADINKIDGVGWTPLMESIMDNVPSICKLLVEKGADKSIANARGATAPMLAQKFERTNMYEYLT, via the coding sequence ATGCAGAATATCAATACACTATCACAAGATATACAAGACAAAGTAAAAAATTACAATGAAAAATTTGAAGATATTTTTGAGCTACTTGAGAAGGCGGTTTATAAAGATGACTTAGCGCTTTTCAGCGCAATTGTTAATGAGCTCGAAGATATAAACATCCAAAATAAATATGGATGGACACTTCTACATGTAACAATCAGACGTGAAAGAACTGAGATGGTTGAGCTACTTTTGGAAAAGGGAGCAGATATCAACAAAATAGATGGTGTGGGCTGGACTCCATTAATGGAGTCTATTATGGACAATGTTCCATCTATATGCAAACTTCTAGTTGAAAAAGGTGCAGACAAGTCAATTGCCAACGCTAGAGGTGCGACTGCTCCTATGCTTGCTCAAAAATTTGAACGAACTAATATGTATGAGTATTTAACTTAA
- a CDS encoding class I SAM-dependent methyltransferase, with translation MANLDSIIELYSDLADNPSKDFGWEKGLSNAKAQRYRDEWFEVLPKDIWKYCAAVGNPFLNAEINSGDVVVDLGCGAGVDLLISGLLVGKDGRAIGVDITPKMVKKAKEHANMSGFLHVDAIESSFENIPLEDESVDVVISNGAINLTSCKESVFAEIFRILKPDGKLFFADIIDISKNDELSTCCSVEVAKEESCCASSEEENSWANCVAGTLKQEKLIDIMYKAGFTDIECTGLTDYTTSETTRGATFRAVKNILKQSRQKHWNDVFIEKDYTQVLWHENSPEFSLELIHKYGISHYDAIIDVGCGASLLVDKLIEKGYKNITLLDIAESSLDVVKERLGELGSAVRYICCDVTQFEATNSFSLWHDRAVFHFLLDSNDRKNYFKSMYQALKSGGIAIINTFAIDGPKQCCGLDIIQYDAQKMKEELIDGLELIESIEMQHLTPTNSYQSYSCFIIKATKSI, from the coding sequence ATGGCAAACCTGGACTCAATTATTGAACTATACTCAGATCTTGCAGACAATCCATCAAAAGATTTCGGATGGGAAAAAGGGCTTAGTAATGCTAAAGCTCAAAGATATAGGGATGAGTGGTTTGAAGTTTTGCCTAAAGATATATGGAAATATTGTGCAGCTGTTGGAAATCCATTTTTAAATGCAGAAATAAATAGCGGAGATGTTGTTGTTGACTTAGGCTGCGGTGCTGGTGTTGATCTACTTATTAGCGGATTACTTGTAGGAAAAGATGGACGAGCTATTGGCGTTGATATAACACCAAAGATGGTTAAAAAAGCAAAAGAACATGCCAATATGTCAGGCTTCTTACATGTAGATGCTATAGAGAGTAGTTTTGAGAATATACCACTAGAAGATGAGAGTGTTGATGTAGTGATTTCTAACGGTGCAATTAATTTAACAAGCTGTAAAGAGAGTGTGTTTGCTGAGATATTTCGTATATTAAAACCAGATGGAAAACTATTTTTTGCAGACATTATTGATATATCAAAAAATGATGAATTATCTACATGTTGTTCAGTAGAAGTAGCAAAAGAAGAGAGTTGCTGTGCAAGTAGTGAAGAAGAGAATTCTTGGGCAAATTGTGTAGCTGGAACGTTAAAACAAGAGAAGCTTATAGATATTATGTATAAAGCTGGCTTTACAGATATTGAGTGCACAGGTTTGACTGATTACACTACATCAGAGACTACAAGAGGAGCTACTTTTAGGGCTGTAAAAAATATATTAAAGCAGAGTAGACAAAAGCATTGGAATGATGTTTTTATTGAAAAAGATTATACTCAGGTTTTGTGGCACGAAAACTCGCCTGAGTTCTCTTTAGAGCTTATACATAAGTATGGTATTTCACATTATGATGCAATTATAGATGTAGGCTGCGGAGCTTCTTTATTGGTTGATAAACTTATTGAGAAGGGTTATAAAAATATTACCCTTCTTGATATTGCTGAATCTTCTTTGGATGTTGTAAAAGAGAGACTTGGAGAGTTGGGCTCAGCTGTTAGATATATATGTTGTGATGTAACACAGTTTGAAGCAACAAACAGTTTTTCTCTTTGGCATGATAGAGCTGTTTTTCATTTTTTATTAGATTCTAATGATAGAAAAAACTATTTTAAGAGTATGTATCAGGCATTAAAGTCTGGAGGAATAGCAATTATAAATACTTTTGCAATTGATGGACCTAAACAATGTTGTGGACTGGATATTATCCAGTATGATGCTCAAAAGATGAAAGAAGAGCTGATAGATGGATTAGAGCTTATAGAGAGTATTGAGATGCAGCATTTGACACCAACTAATAGCTATCAATCATATAGCTGTTTTATTATCAAAGCTACTAAATCTATTTAG
- a CDS encoding DUF4116 domain-containing protein, protein MKIIIIIELLIVFIIGNYITGCASTPTTISSSSKNNLNLASLQSQITAVNKYPACIESIDNPCTEVQLIAVKQNSELIKYIINPAKEVQLIAMKEDPSTIMYIKSPDKEVQLIAIKHNTDYIRYIQNPDKEIQLISVNKDPSVIIYINNPDKEVQLTAIKQNFDLIKYIKNPDKEVQLVAIKQNPELIEYIKNPDKEIQLIAVKHNVNLIKDIQNQHRTVQLIAINENPELIEYIKNPDKEIQLIAIKKNPSLVKYIKNKDKEVQIYAIRHNANLIEYIENPDKEVQLTAIKQNPELIKYIKYPDKEVQLIAVKHRPELIEYIENPYKEVQFIAVKEDSGLITYINNPDTEVQLLVYKKIYSRNKPKNYLISDKSIKIQITDSNLNISNKTTKSIKIISIIEHYGDEEYPLSSLFIYPNKDKSIYLPFRRSFIINSLEQKFKYGFSIEYVIDNSNKVFSINGVKAYEAIEFIK, encoded by the coding sequence ATGAAAATCATTATTATAATTGAATTACTTATTGTATTTATTATTGGAAACTATATCACTGGCTGTGCATCTACCCCTACTACTATTAGTAGCAGCAGTAAAAACAATCTAAACCTTGCTTCATTGCAAAGCCAAATAACAGCCGTCAATAAATACCCAGCATGTATTGAAAGCATAGACAACCCTTGTACTGAAGTTCAACTAATCGCTGTAAAACAAAATAGTGAACTTATTAAGTACATTATTAACCCAGCGAAAGAGGTTCAATTAATTGCAATGAAAGAGGACCCTTCCACGATAATGTACATCAAAAGTCCGGATAAAGAGGTTCAGCTAATTGCAATAAAACACAACACTGACTATATTAGATACATACAAAACCCTGATAAAGAGATACAACTTATATCTGTAAATAAAGACCCTTCAGTAATTATATACATCAATAATCCTGATAAAGAAGTCCAGCTTACTGCTATTAAACAAAATTTCGACCTCATTAAGTATATTAAAAACCCAGACAAAGAAGTTCAACTTGTTGCAATAAAGCAAAATCCTGAGCTAATTGAGTATATAAAGAACCCAGACAAAGAAATTCAACTTATTGCTGTCAAACATAACGTAAACCTTATTAAAGACATTCAAAATCAACATAGAACAGTTCAGCTTATTGCAATAAATGAAAATCCTGAGCTTATTGAGTATATAAAGAACCCAGACAAAGAAATTCAACTTATTGCCATTAAGAAAAATCCTAGTCTTGTTAAATATATTAAAAATAAAGATAAAGAGGTTCAGATTTATGCAATTAGGCACAATGCAAATCTAATTGAATACATAGAAAATCCAGATAAAGAAGTCCAACTTACTGCAATTAAACAAAACCCAGAACTTATTAAATATATAAAATATCCAGATAAAGAAGTTCAACTTATTGCTGTTAAGCACAGACCTGAACTTATTGAGTATATAGAAAATCCATATAAAGAAGTTCAATTTATTGCTGTTAAAGAAGATTCAGGACTAATTACATATATAAATAATCCAGATACTGAAGTTCAACTATTAGTTTATAAAAAAATCTATTCTAGAAATAAACCAAAAAATTATTTAATCTCAGATAAAAGTATAAAGATTCAAATTACTGACTCAAATCTAAATATAAGTAATAAAACAACTAAGTCAATAAAAATCATCTCTATAATAGAGCATTATGGAGATGAGGAATATCCTCTTAGTTCGTTATTTATTTATCCAAATAAAGACAAAAGTATTTATCTTCCATTTAGAAGATCTTTTATAATTAATTCATTAGAGCAAAAATTCAAATATGGATTTTCAATTGAGTATGTAATTGATAATTCTAATAAAGTTTTTAGTATAAATGGGGTAAAAGCTTATGAAGCAATAGAGTTTATTAAATAA
- a CDS encoding enoyl-ACP reductase — MTQNSIEGKTLFISGGTRGIGKAIVYAFASKGCNVAFTYASSADTANEIIADIETNYSVKCRAYKLDILEPLTYQDVYKLFDEDFDRLDFFISNAIISGRAVVGGFAPFMRLKPKGLTNIYTATVSAFVVGAQEAAKRMDKIGGGSIISMSSTGNLVYTPNYSGHGTNKAAIETMVKYAAAELGEKNIRVNAVSGGPIDTDALKAFPNYEEVKGEVVKRSPLSRMGEATDLTGACLFLCGSESSWLTGQTIVIDGGTSFQ, encoded by the coding sequence TTGACCCAAAACAGCATAGAAGGAAAAACACTATTTATAAGTGGTGGAACTCGTGGAATTGGTAAAGCTATAGTTTACGCTTTTGCTTCAAAAGGCTGCAATGTAGCATTTACATATGCTTCAAGTGCAGATACAGCGAACGAAATCATAGCAGATATAGAAACAAACTATAGTGTTAAGTGCAGAGCTTACAAATTAGACATTTTAGAACCTTTAACATATCAAGATGTATATAAACTTTTTGATGAAGATTTTGATAGACTTGACTTCTTTATATCAAATGCAATTATCTCTGGTCGTGCTGTAGTTGGTGGATTTGCTCCATTTATGAGACTTAAACCAAAAGGTTTAACAAATATATATACTGCAACAGTATCTGCATTCGTTGTTGGAGCACAAGAAGCCGCAAAAAGAATGGATAAGATTGGTGGTGGTTCTATTATCTCTATGAGCTCAACTGGTAACCTTGTATACACTCCAAACTATTCAGGTCATGGAACAAATAAGGCAGCTATTGAGACTATGGTTAAATATGCTGCTGCTGAGCTTGGTGAGAAAAATATCCGTGTAAATGCTGTAAGTGGCGGTCCTATTGACACAGATGCATTAAAAGCATTCCCTAACTACGAAGAGGTGAAAGGTGAAGTTGTTAAACGCTCTCCGCTTAGCCGTATGGGTGAAGCTACAGACTTAACTGGAGCATGTCTATTCTTATGCGGTAGTGAATCTTCATGGTTAACTGGTCAGACTATAGTAATTGACGGTGGAACTTCTTTTCAATAA